The DNA window ATCACGCTGGCGTTGATACCCACCAGCACCCCGGGCGTCAACATCGGGCGCCGCCATTTCCCGCTCAACGCCATGTTCCAGAACGGGCCCAACTCCGGCAATGACGTTTTCATTCCGATGGATTACATCATCGGCGGGCAGGAGCGCGTCGGCCACGGCTGGCGCATGCTGATGAACTGCCTCGCCGCCGGGCGCTCGATTTCACTCCCCGCCAGCAGCACCGGCATGGCCAAGCTGGCTGCCCGCGCCACCGGTGCGTATTCCCGGGTGCGCGTGCAATTCAAAACGCCCATCGGCAAATTCGAAGGCATTGAAGAAGCGCTGGCGCGCATCGGCGGCAATACTTATTTGATGGACGCGGCGCGCGTGATGACAGCGGGCGCGGTGGATTTGGGAGAGAAGCCATCTGTCATTTCCGCCATAGTCAAATACCATATCACCGAGCGCGGCCGGCAGGTGATTAACGATGCGATGGATGTGCACGGCGGCAAAGGCATATGCATGGGGCCCAACAACTATCTGGGCCGCGCTTATCAGCAGATTCCCGTCGGCATCACGGTGGAAGGCGCGAACATTCTCACGCGCTCGATGATTATTTTCGGGCAGGGCGCGATCCGCGGCCATCCTTATGTGCTTAAGGAAATCGCCGCGACCAATGAGCCTGATGCCGATAAAGCGCTGATCGATTTCGACAGCGTGTTGTTCGGACACATCGGCTTTACCATGAGCAATGCGGCGCGCGCGTCGTTCCATGGCCTGACCGGAGCGCGTTTCGCCGCCGCTCCGGGCGCCCCGGAAATCGCGCGCTATTACCAGCATTTGACCCGCTTGAGCGCGGCTTTCGCACTGCTGGCGGACGTGGCGATGCTGGTAATGGGCGGTTCGTTAAAACGCAAGGAAAAACTTTCGGCGCGGCTCGGCGATGTATTGAGTCAGCTTTATCTCTGTTCCAGCGTATTGAAGCGTTATGAAGACGAAGGCAAGCAAACGGCGGACTTGCCGCTGGTGCACTGGTCTTTGCAGGACGCGCTGTGGCGCACGCAACTGGCGCTGGAGGGCATACTCCAGAACTTTCCGCGGATGACATGGATATTGTGGCGGCTGGTGTTTCCGCTGGGCAGAAGTTTTATCCCGCCGAGCGATGATTTGGGGCACGCAGTGGCCAGCCTCCTGCTCGCGCCTTCCAAAGTCCGGGACCGGCTGACTGCCGGTATTTATGTGCCGGCCGATGAAACGGATCCGGTCGGCCGTCTGGATATTGCCCTCCAGGCTGCGATTGCGGCGGAAGCGGTTGAAGCGAAGATCCGCGCCGGAGCAAAAGCCGGGCGCATCAAAGGCAAAACACCGGAAGAGCTCGCCGCACAAGCGGCGCAGCAGGGCATCATCAGCGCGGAAGAGGCGGACCTGCTCGCCAGGGCCAAACAACTCCGCCGCGCGGTGATCATGGTGGACGATTTTCCCCAGGACTTCGGCAAAAGCGAATGGGCGGGAAGCAGCTTGGCGCAACAGGAAATACCCTCTACGTCAAGGAGAACCGCGTGACGCAAAGCATCCTGCTCTCGGTCGCCGGCCCTGTTGCGACCATCACTTTCAACCGCCCCAGGGTGATGAACGCGCTCGACTGGGACATGATCATGCGTTTTCGCGAGGTGTGCGAGGAAGTGCGGCGCACGGAGGCGGTGCGCGCGGTGCTCATGCGCGGCGAGGGGCCGGCGTTCCTCGCCGGCGGCGATGTCGCCATGTTTCGCGCCAACCTCAAGCAATTGCCGGAACTGATTGTGAAAGGCGCGCGCGAGCTGCACAACGCGATGCTGGCGCTGCGGCGCATGAACAAGCCGGTGGTGGCCAGCGTGCACGGCGCGGTGGCGGGCGGCGGCATAAGTGTCATGCTTTCCGCGGATCTGGTGATCGCGGCGGATGACACCCAATTCACCCTGGCCTACAGCCGCATCGCCGCCAGCCCCGACGGCGGCAGCACTTATTTCCTGCCGCGCATGGTGGGCTATCACAAGGCGATGGAACTGGCGCTGCTCTCCGATACGATAGACGCTGAAACCGCGAAAAGTCTCGGCATCGTGAATTTCGTAGTGCCGGCCGCCGAGTTGCAAGCCCAAACGGCCAGACTCATGCAACGCCTGACCCAGGGCGCAACCTATGCTTATGGCGAAACCAAGGCGCTGATGAACCAATCGATTAACTCGAGCATGGAAGAGCAATTGGAAGCGGAAGTACAGGCGTTCTCCCGCTGCGCCCGCACCGCCGATCTGGCCGAGGGCGTCACGGCGTTTGTTGAAAAGCGCAAGCCGGCGTTCACTGGCAAATAGGCAGTCTCATGTCGCTCAAAGGCAAAACCCTGTTCATCACCGGCGCCTCGCGCGGCATCGGCCGTGAAATCGCGCTGCGCTGCGCGCGCGACGGGGCGAACATCGTGATTACCGCCAAGACTGCCGCGCCGCATCCGAAGCTTTCCGGCACCATTTACAGCGTCGCCGAGGAAGTGAAGGCGGCGGGGGGCCAAGCGCTGCCGATACAGCTCGACGTGCGCGAGGAAGCGCAAGTCATGGCGGCGGCGGCGAAAGCGGCTGAAACCTTCGGCAGCATCGACATCTTGGTCAACAATGCCAGCGCCATCAGTCTCACCGATACGCTGCACACGCCAATGAAGCGCTTTGATTTGATGATGTCGGTCAACGTGCGCGGCACGTTCTTAAGCTCGCAGGCGTGCATTCCCCATCTCAGGCGCGCCGCCAATCCGCATATTCTTAATCTCGCCCCGCCGCTGGATATGCGCGCCAAGTGGTTCAAGGACCATATCGCTTACACCATGTCGAAGTACGGCATGAGCCTGTGCACGCTGGGAATGTCGGCGGAACTGGCGCAGGACGGTATCGCGGTGAATTCGCTTTGGCCGCGCACGGCGGTTGCCACTGCGGCGGTTGAAGTGCATTTCCCTGAAGAAGTTTTCAAGGCGAGCCGCAAGCCGGCAATCGTGGCGGACGCAGCTTACGTGATTTTCAACCGCGACAGCCGCTCGACTACCGGCAATTTTTTCATTGACGAAGAGGTTTTGCGGAATGCCGGGGTGAACGATTTTTCCCGCTACGCGGTGACGCCGGGTGCGAAATTGGCGAGTGATTTTTTTGTGGAATGAGCCTCATGCAGCAGTATTTTACCAACACAAGCTTAAGCGGGAACCCGCCGCAGGTCGACATCATCCCGGTCGAAGCGGCGGGAACCCTGAGCGGGCTTTTCCGCGAGCGCGTCAGGCGCACGCCGGATGGCGTGGCCTATCGCGATTTCAATCTGAAGCACGGCAACTGGCGCGATTACACCTGGGCGCAGATGCAAAGACAGATTGCGCGCTGGCAGGCGGCGTTGAAACGCGAGCAGCTTGATCCCGGTGATCGGGTGGCGCTGATGCTGCGTAACTGCCCGTCATGGGTGACGATGGACCAGGCGTCCTTGGGTTTGGGACTGGTGGTGGTGCCGCTTTATACCGTTGACCGGCCGGACAACGTGGCTTATATCCTGAAAGATGCCGGGGTCAAAGTGCTGCTCCTGGAAAACCGGAAGCAATGGAAAGAGCTTGAAGCGATACGCGAGCAGTGGGAAGACTGCGGCCTGCAGCGCATTCTGGTGCTGAATGGCATCGACGCCGCTGACAGAAACGATGCGCGTCTCGCAGCGGTGGAAGGCTGGCTTCCCGAGGAGGGCGCGGAGGAAATGGAAACGCTGGGGAAAACCGACGAGCTTGCCACTATCGTCTATACTTCCGGCACCACCGGCCGGCCCAAGGGCGTGATGCTCTCGCACCACAACATCCTTTCCAACGCCTACAGCACGCTCCAGAGTATTCAGGCGGGGACCGATGATTTATTTCTGTCGTTTTTGCCGCTATCGCACACTTTCGAGCGCACTGTGGGTTATTACCTGACGGTGATGGCGGGCGCCACGGTGGCGTACGCGCGCTCGATAACGCAGCTTGCGGAAGATTTGACCTGCATACGGCCGACGCTCTTGATTTCGGTGCCGCGCATTTACGAGCGGGTTTATGGCGGCATCAAGGCCAAGCTGGATGAAGGGTCGGCAGTCAAACGCTTCCTGTTCAATTTGACCGTGAAGGTGGGCTGGAGCCGCTTCGAGCGTGCGCAGAAACGCGGACCCTGGCGCGCATCGCATCTGCTGTGGCCGCTGCTTGATCGGTTGGTGGCGTCGAAGGTTATGGCCAGGCTCGGCGGCAGACTTCGCGGTGCGCTTTCCGGCGGCGCGGCGCTGCCGCCCAACATTTCCAGAATTTTCATCGGTCTGGGGCTGCCGCTGGTGCAGGGTTATGGCTTGACCGAAACCAGTCCCGTGGCGTGCTGCAACCGCATGGATAACAACGTACCCGCGAGCATAGGGCTGCCGATACCGGGTGTGGAAGTAAAAATCGGAGAGAAAGACGCGCTGCTGATCAAAGGTCCGAACGTGATGCTGGGTTACTGGAACAATCCGGAAGCGACCAAAGCGATGATTGCGCCCGACGGCTGGCTCAACACCGGGGACACGGCGCGGATTGACGAGGAAGGCCGGGTTTACATCACCGGCCGGCTCAAGGAAATCATCGTCATGTCGAATGGTGAAAAAATCCCGCCGGTGGACATGGAAGCCGCGATTGCGCGCGACCCGCTGTTCGAGCAGACCTTGGTGCTGGGCGAAGGAAAACCCTTCCTCGCGGTGCTTGCGGTGCTCAACGCCGAACAATGGAAAAAAACCGCGCGCGAAGCCGGCCTCGACCCGCAATCGGCGACGGCTTTGCATGATGAAACGGCGGAAAAACTAGTGCTGGAACGCATTGCACGGCAGGTTCGGGATTTTCCCGGCTATGCGCAAATCCGGCGCGCGGCTCTATTGCTTGAGCCGTGGACCGTGGAAAACGGGCTGCTCACGCCCACGCTGAAATTGCGCCGGCCACGGGTGATGGAGCAGTATAGGGACAAAATCGCGAAACTTTATGAGGGGCATTAGGGAACCTCTGATTAAATCCCGCGTGGCCGCGACGGCGGCTTGGCGGGATGCCATGCAAGGAGCGAGGAGGAAATTGTGGTTAACTCCCCACTATGACGACGAGCAACGCCGCAGGGCGCCAGCGAGCGCCCCGGACTCGGTCTCGCGCAGCGTGGTGCGGGAAGGGACAGCGGCTGCCACAAGCAGCATTTTCGCCTGAGCGCTCTGCTTGCCGCTCCCGCACCGAGCTTCGCCACCGGGTCGCGGCAGCCCCGTCCCGTTCGGGTTGCGGACGGATTCGGAGTTGGCTTTGTCGCGCGGCTCGGCCGCCATACTACTGGTCCTTCGCCGCGCTTCGCGCCATCACCCGAATCCGGCGCGCAACGCGGCTCACGAAGGATTTAATCAGAGGTTCCCCATGACTGAGCGAGAAAAAACCGTATTGCCGGGCAAGCAGCCCGCCTTGCGCGTGGTGCCGATGCCTTCGGACGCCAACTACGTCGGCGATATTTTCGGCGGCTGGATCATGTCGCAGGTGGACATCGCCGGCAGCATCCCCGCCATCCGCCGCGCGCGCGGGCGCGTCGCGACGGTGGCGGTGAATTCCTTCGTGTTCAAGCAGCCGGTGTTTGTCGGCGATCTGGTGAGCCTGTACGCTGACATCGTGCGCATCGGCCGCACTTCGATTACCGTGGATGTGGAGGTGTACGCGCAGCGCAATCCGTTGAAGGAAGAATGCGTGAAAGTCACTGAAGCAACGCTCACCTATGTTGCGGTTGACGAGACCAGAAAGCCCCGTGTAGTGCCAAAGGAGGAGTTTGAGCAGCCGCTCAACCTGTGAGAGGTCAAGTGAAAAAGGTGCCTGCCTGTTGCACGGGTGTTATGAATCCAGATCTATAATTTGACGAGGGAGACGAAAATGAAAATAAATCTTTTATTCAAACCGGCGGTTGCAGTTGCTGTGATGGCAATGTTTGGCGCAGCGGCAAATGGCGCGCTGGCCGCCGGTTTTGCCCTGAATGAGCAGAGCGTGAGCGGGCTGGGCGTGGCTTTCGCCGGCGGCGCGGCGAGCGGTGAAGACGCGAGCACGGTTTTTTACAATCCGGCGGCAATGACGCGCATTTCGGGAACACAGGCGGTGGTGGGGATTCACGGTATCCTGCCTGATGCCTCGTTCACCAATCAGGGCTCATTTACCGTGGGTGGCCCTTTGACCGGCAGCAATGGCGGCGACCTGGCAAAGTCGGTTGGCGTGCCGAATTTTTATCTGGTGACCGACATCAACCCAAACATCAAGTACGGGTTTGGGATCAGCGTGCCTTTCGGGCTGACCACAGCCTACGACGGCAATTGGGTGGGGCGCTACCAGGCGCTCAAAAGCGAGATCAAGACGGTGAATTTGAATCCCAGCCTGGCGTATAAGGTGAATGACCGGATTTCAGTCGGTGCGGGCTTTAACGCGCAATACATCAACGCCGAGCTCAGCAACGCGCTCGATTTCAGCACGATCTGCCTTGGCCAGCTTGGACCGGCAGTGTGCGGCGCTTTAGGCTTGGGCGTGCCACAAACCCGGGACGGAGCGGTCAATCTCTCTGGTAACGACTGGAG is part of the Burkholderiales bacterium genome and encodes:
- a CDS encoding acyl-CoA dehydrogenase, whose product is MTSLFWILATVAAAWALAYHRAAGWAWSAGALVLAVATLGAAPGLSVLLWIAFAISIALNIPSIRMEYISAPLLQWFKKVLPQVSQTEQEALDAGTVWWDGDLFSGNPDWKKLLAVPRPQLTPEEQAFLDGPVEQLCAMLDEWRISHELYDMPQEVWQFIKDQGFLGMIIPEQYDGKGFSALAHSAVITKLASRSSTATVSVMVPNSLGPAELLLHYGTEAQKNYYLPRLAKGLEIPCFALTGPEAGSDAGSIPDYGIVCRGEFQGQEVLGMRVTWEKRYITLGPVATLLGLAFKLYDPDHLLGQEANIGITLALIPTSTPGVNIGRRHFPLNAMFQNGPNSGNDVFIPMDYIIGGQERVGHGWRMLMNCLAAGRSISLPASSTGMAKLAARATGAYSRVRVQFKTPIGKFEGIEEALARIGGNTYLMDAARVMTAGAVDLGEKPSVISAIVKYHITERGRQVINDAMDVHGGKGICMGPNNYLGRAYQQIPVGITVEGANILTRSMIIFGQGAIRGHPYVLKEIAATNEPDADKALIDFDSVLFGHIGFTMSNAARASFHGLTGARFAAAPGAPEIARYYQHLTRLSAAFALLADVAMLVMGGSLKRKEKLSARLGDVLSQLYLCSSVLKRYEDEGKQTADLPLVHWSLQDALWRTQLALEGILQNFPRMTWILWRLVFPLGRSFIPPSDDLGHAVASLLLAPSKVRDRLTAGIYVPADETDPVGRLDIALQAAIAAEAVEAKIRAGAKAGRIKGKTPEELAAQAAQQGIISAEEADLLARAKQLRRAVIMVDDFPQDFGKSEWAGSSLAQQEIPSTSRRTA
- a CDS encoding enoyl-CoA hydratase, yielding MTQSILLSVAGPVATITFNRPRVMNALDWDMIMRFREVCEEVRRTEAVRAVLMRGEGPAFLAGGDVAMFRANLKQLPELIVKGARELHNAMLALRRMNKPVVASVHGAVAGGGISVMLSADLVIAADDTQFTLAYSRIAASPDGGSTYFLPRMVGYHKAMELALLSDTIDAETAKSLGIVNFVVPAAELQAQTARLMQRLTQGATYAYGETKALMNQSINSSMEEQLEAEVQAFSRCARTADLAEGVTAFVEKRKPAFTGK
- a CDS encoding NAD(P)-dependent oxidoreductase, translated to MSLKGKTLFITGASRGIGREIALRCARDGANIVITAKTAAPHPKLSGTIYSVAEEVKAAGGQALPIQLDVREEAQVMAAAAKAAETFGSIDILVNNASAISLTDTLHTPMKRFDLMMSVNVRGTFLSSQACIPHLRRAANPHILNLAPPLDMRAKWFKDHIAYTMSKYGMSLCTLGMSAELAQDGIAVNSLWPRTAVATAAVEVHFPEEVFKASRKPAIVADAAYVIFNRDSRSTTGNFFIDEEVLRNAGVNDFSRYAVTPGAKLASDFFVE
- a CDS encoding long-chain fatty acid--CoA ligase gives rise to the protein MQQYFTNTSLSGNPPQVDIIPVEAAGTLSGLFRERVRRTPDGVAYRDFNLKHGNWRDYTWAQMQRQIARWQAALKREQLDPGDRVALMLRNCPSWVTMDQASLGLGLVVVPLYTVDRPDNVAYILKDAGVKVLLLENRKQWKELEAIREQWEDCGLQRILVLNGIDAADRNDARLAAVEGWLPEEGAEEMETLGKTDELATIVYTSGTTGRPKGVMLSHHNILSNAYSTLQSIQAGTDDLFLSFLPLSHTFERTVGYYLTVMAGATVAYARSITQLAEDLTCIRPTLLISVPRIYERVYGGIKAKLDEGSAVKRFLFNLTVKVGWSRFERAQKRGPWRASHLLWPLLDRLVASKVMARLGGRLRGALSGGAALPPNISRIFIGLGLPLVQGYGLTETSPVACCNRMDNNVPASIGLPIPGVEVKIGEKDALLIKGPNVMLGYWNNPEATKAMIAPDGWLNTGDTARIDEEGRVYITGRLKEIIVMSNGEKIPPVDMEAAIARDPLFEQTLVLGEGKPFLAVLAVLNAEQWKKTAREAGLDPQSATALHDETAEKLVLERIARQVRDFPGYAQIRRAALLLEPWTVENGLLTPTLKLRRPRVMEQYRDKIAKLYEGH
- a CDS encoding acyl-CoA thioesterase, with protein sequence MTEREKTVLPGKQPALRVVPMPSDANYVGDIFGGWIMSQVDIAGSIPAIRRARGRVATVAVNSFVFKQPVFVGDLVSLYADIVRIGRTSITVDVEVYAQRNPLKEECVKVTEATLTYVAVDETRKPRVVPKEEFEQPLNL
- a CDS encoding outer membrane protein transport protein, whose protein sequence is MKINLLFKPAVAVAVMAMFGAAANGALAAGFALNEQSVSGLGVAFAGGAASGEDASTVFYNPAAMTRISGTQAVVGIHGILPDASFTNQGSFTVGGPLTGSNGGDLAKSVGVPNFYLVTDINPNIKYGFGISVPFGLTTAYDGNWVGRYQALKSEIKTVNLNPSLAYKVNDRISVGAGFNAQYINAELSNALDFSTICLGQLGPAVCGALGLGVPQTRDGAVNLSGNDWSFGYNLGVLFQLPTDTRVGLAYRSKVHQTIVGNASFTNVPAAFATNPRFQSGGIKASVTLPDSMSLSVVQGVGDRWELLSDVTFTRWSYFNELRVHFDNGVAPDAVTVENWRNTFRASIGATYRYSDALKLRGGIGFDQSPVRGAFRTARIPDNHRKLLAAGANYKVSKAGSVDFAYLRLFANDSAINNKQLATGGGQLIGNYTLDVNILSLQYNHNF